In Pedobacter heparinus DSM 2366, the following are encoded in one genomic region:
- a CDS encoding T9SS type A sorting domain-containing protein translates to MATKVWCFFLCWFTLGNLHAQSPATVSWALTANQSASVTGNITAAVQQLAGLTIQDYISGGQRTLPPGGTWPAQTVPDTTRFMQFALSPLSGNDLNVSSVALMISFYGSSAGRVNMAWSTDSVHFTNLTSNFSLVSGTTPTSYTFGGLNITVPSGKKLYFRISPWTASVINNKYLLIRNVSISGTTNVSPFASWSLTANQTASVTGQVTAPVQVLSGLKVNNYISGSGGQRILPLNGNWPANTGADSNRYVQYAVNPAAGYNFVVSQVKVPLSFNSSAYAHARICWSTDGTTFTNLNPDVTLTSGSVPAVITFANLNIPVTDNRTFYLRVYPWTTSGFSDGRYLVSKDVVVSGSSEVSPQLAFPGAEGGGRYTKGGRGGDIYYVTNLNDNLAGSLRDAVSQPNRTVLFKVSGTINLQSAITITKDNITIAGQTAPGDGICLKNYGLGIRANQVIVRYIRSRPGDVITVPGDSSKVVDAMYNNFGSPISQPYNNIMIDHCSMSWSTDEVGSFYAVSKFTLQWSMLSESLYQSLHTKGTPHGYGGIWGGQNASFHHNLLASNSNRNPRFSGSTTSLQPELEYADFRNNVIFNWVGSPYGGAGGHYNMVNNYHKAGPATTGGAGSSATNRKNRILLFPSFSTTLAGDTVFGAKFYIDGNYVHGFPDVTADNWTKGVQLDSYYDAAAMKAAGKVSTAFPYSPVVTQTAEAAFDAVMNSAGAILPRRDTVDRRIIKETRTGTATYEDSSYVAAGMGHPSGIIDSQNTVGGWPVLSSTTYARDTDNDGLPDWWEKMTQGSATDSTGLDRNTYAADGYTLLEKYLNGIPSPDQQVTFMAINAQKGGLDTVKVDFNIDWAKDQFKLGLYRSTDSLSFTKITEITASINQTAYLLKDNAAPGQTVHYKIGSKRIDGTGSTVYSNTVSIHHNPLMLKRSSTLPKMPDTSIVKELKKLKLYPNPVTGILKVNHSKANPSAMMTVYTITGRKVIVKSIQNGIMQTEIDATDLPQGSYIIEFNNISERQSGLFIKI, encoded by the coding sequence ATGGCTACTAAGGTATGGTGCTTTTTTCTCTGCTGGTTTACACTGGGTAATTTGCATGCACAAAGTCCGGCTACGGTAAGCTGGGCCTTAACAGCTAATCAAAGTGCATCCGTAACGGGCAACATTACAGCAGCTGTTCAGCAGCTTGCGGGCTTAACCATCCAGGACTACATCAGCGGGGGACAGCGGACTTTGCCTCCTGGGGGTACTTGGCCTGCCCAGACTGTGCCAGATACTACACGGTTTATGCAATTTGCATTGAGCCCCCTTAGCGGAAATGATTTAAATGTTAGTTCGGTAGCCTTGATGATCAGTTTTTATGGTTCCAGTGCCGGACGTGTAAACATGGCCTGGTCTACCGATAGTGTTCATTTTACAAACCTGACCTCAAACTTTTCACTGGTATCAGGTACAACACCTACATCCTATACTTTTGGCGGACTGAACATTACTGTGCCAAGCGGCAAAAAGTTGTATTTCAGGATTTCTCCCTGGACAGCCAGTGTCATAAATAATAAATACCTGCTCATCAGGAATGTGTCCATCAGCGGAACTACCAATGTTTCCCCATTTGCCAGCTGGAGCTTAACTGCAAACCAGACAGCCAGTGTTACCGGTCAGGTTACTGCACCGGTACAGGTGCTTTCCGGACTTAAGGTAAACAATTACATTTCCGGCAGCGGAGGTCAGCGCATTTTACCGCTGAATGGGAACTGGCCTGCTAATACCGGTGCAGATAGCAACAGGTATGTGCAGTATGCTGTAAACCCGGCCGCGGGCTATAATTTTGTGGTAAGCCAGGTTAAGGTGCCCCTTAGTTTTAATTCCTCTGCTTATGCACATGCGCGGATCTGCTGGTCAACAGATGGGACCACCTTTACCAATTTAAACCCCGATGTAACACTGACATCTGGTTCAGTACCTGCTGTAATTACCTTTGCAAACCTGAACATTCCGGTTACAGATAACCGTACTTTTTACCTCCGGGTATATCCATGGACAACCAGCGGATTCAGTGATGGCAGATACCTGGTCTCAAAAGATGTTGTCGTCAGTGGCAGTAGCGAGGTTAGTCCGCAGCTGGCCTTTCCAGGAGCGGAAGGTGGAGGACGTTATACCAAAGGCGGTCGCGGAGGGGATATTTATTATGTGACCAATTTGAACGACAACCTGGCCGGAAGCCTGCGCGATGCGGTATCGCAACCCAACCGTACGGTACTGTTTAAAGTATCTGGCACGATCAATCTGCAAAGTGCCATAACCATTACTAAAGATAACATCACTATTGCTGGTCAGACTGCTCCGGGAGACGGTATTTGCCTGAAGAATTATGGACTGGGCATACGTGCAAACCAGGTTATCGTAAGGTATATCCGTTCCCGTCCGGGAGATGTGATCACAGTGCCGGGTGATTCTTCTAAAGTGGTGGATGCGATGTACAACAATTTTGGCAGTCCCATCAGTCAGCCTTACAACAACATCATGATTGATCATTGCTCTATGAGCTGGTCTACCGATGAAGTAGGCTCTTTTTATGCGGTTTCGAAGTTTACCCTGCAATGGAGTATGCTGAGTGAAAGCCTGTACCAGTCGCTCCATACCAAAGGTACCCCACACGGATATGGTGGAATATGGGGTGGCCAGAACGCCTCGTTCCATCATAATTTACTGGCAAGTAACTCTAACAGGAACCCGCGTTTTTCCGGGAGCACTACCAGTTTACAGCCGGAACTTGAATATGCAGATTTTAGAAATAATGTGATCTTTAACTGGGTAGGATCGCCTTATGGCGGTGCCGGGGGGCATTATAACATGGTGAACAATTACCATAAGGCCGGGCCGGCAACTACAGGTGGGGCTGGCAGTTCGGCCACGAACCGTAAAAACCGCATCCTTTTATTCCCCAGCTTCAGCACTACCCTGGCGGGGGACACTGTGTTTGGTGCTAAATTTTATATTGACGGCAATTACGTACATGGCTTTCCGGATGTTACAGCTGATAATTGGACAAAAGGTGTGCAGTTAGATAGTTATTATGATGCTGCAGCAATGAAGGCTGCAGGAAAGGTATCGACCGCTTTTCCTTACAGCCCTGTAGTAACGCAAACCGCTGAAGCAGCTTTTGATGCGGTCATGAACAGTGCCGGAGCCATTTTGCCCCGCCGCGATACGGTTGACAGACGGATCATTAAAGAAACCAGAACGGGCACCGCAACCTATGAGGACAGCAGCTATGTGGCTGCAGGTATGGGACACCCTTCGGGTATCATAGACAGCCAGAACACTGTTGGAGGCTGGCCTGTACTGAGCAGTACCACTTATGCTAGAGATACTGATAATGACGGCCTGCCGGATTGGTGGGAAAAAATGACACAGGGTTCTGCTACAGATTCGACCGGGCTGGATAGGAATACCTATGCTGCAGATGGTTATACCCTGCTTGAAAAATACCTTAATGGTATACCCTCACCCGATCAACAGGTTACGTTTATGGCAATCAATGCCCAAAAAGGCGGACTGGATACCGTTAAGGTCGATTTTAATATTGACTGGGCAAAGGACCAGTTTAAGCTCGGATTATACAGGTCTACAGACAGCCTGTCATTTACAAAAATTACAGAAATTACGGCTTCAATAAATCAAACTGCTTATCTGTTGAAAGATAATGCCGCACCCGGGCAAACTGTTCATTATAAAATTGGGAGTAAACGCATCGATGGTACGGGAAGCACCGTTTACAGCAATACGGTAAGCATTCACCATAACCCTTTAATGCTGAAACGTAGTTCAACACTGCCTAAAATGCCGGATACCAGTATTGTAAAAGAACTGAAAAAATTAAAGCTGTATCCAAATCCGGTGACAGGCATATTAAAGGTTAACCATTCAAAAGCCAACCCATCGGCAATGATGACTGTTTATACCATAACCGGCCGAAAAGTAATTGTCAAATCCATTCAAAATGGCATAATGCAAACTGAAATAGACGCTACTGATTTGCCGCAGGGCTCTTATATCATCGAGTTCAATAATATCAGCGAAAGGCAAAGCGGGCTTTTCATAAAAATATAA
- a CDS encoding DUF1800 domain-containing protein has protein sequence MRTPAKIVCLFVFLFIATVFCTAFQKGRPAAKSVFPYKQAGLNIRQAAAHLLSRFTYGATPGQIDEVVTMGLENWFNKQLEGNLPDEGLQGRLRSYDAIQLSNTEVLSKYPPGFVVLQMALKDSVISKDSVGKAVDKKAYNEQIQAYMASKGLKSDQELYKQFISQHILRAAYTNNQLQEVMSDFWFNHFNVSFTKGECAQFIPAYERDVIRPNALGKFDQLLIASAKSPAMLYFLDNFTSQGAAVPASQPAMGMMMASESPQKTKPVNMAAVPPKNVPGLNENYAREVMELHTLGVDGGYTQSDVTQAARVLTGWTIYPISSSGYGSAMKGLVAKIGENNLAAEGFVHEGDFLFTPNRHDKGEKVVLGKRFEANGGYEEGVALLEMLAHHPAAANFISRKLAVRFVSDNPPASMIRKMAKTFTSADGDIRQVLRTMVNSPEFWDAKALRQKTKSPFELAISSVRAVNADIQQPYQLFTWISRMGQRIYYYQAPTGFPDKGQYWINTGSLLSRMNFGLALSSGRIPGVVVNLAALNPQKGTETAGKALVSYSKVMIPERNLDMAYQQLIPLLQVPVPAAKMNNEAGKTTAVSQPVSNKFSGMDAVSGAEELNEKKKEVVPVVNNNMLAQVVGIIIGSPEFQRR, from the coding sequence ATGAGAACGCCTGCCAAAATTGTCTGTTTGTTTGTATTCCTGTTCATCGCGACTGTATTCTGTACTGCTTTTCAAAAGGGAAGGCCAGCAGCAAAATCTGTCTTTCCTTATAAACAGGCAGGGTTAAACATACGGCAGGCTGCGGCACATCTTTTAAGCCGATTTACCTATGGGGCTACACCCGGTCAAATTGATGAGGTAGTAACCATGGGACTTGAAAACTGGTTTAACAAACAACTGGAAGGAAATTTGCCGGATGAGGGGCTGCAGGGCAGGTTAAGAAGTTATGATGCCATTCAACTTAGCAATACAGAGGTGCTGAGCAAATATCCGCCGGGCTTTGTAGTATTGCAAATGGCACTGAAAGACAGTGTGATCAGTAAAGATTCTGTGGGAAAGGCCGTAGACAAAAAAGCTTACAACGAGCAGATACAGGCTTATATGGCCAGTAAAGGGCTTAAGTCCGATCAGGAGCTGTATAAGCAGTTTATATCACAGCACATATTAAGGGCTGCCTATACCAATAACCAGTTGCAGGAAGTGATGTCGGATTTTTGGTTTAACCATTTTAATGTCTCATTTACCAAAGGGGAGTGTGCGCAGTTTATACCTGCTTATGAAAGGGACGTCATCAGACCAAATGCGCTGGGAAAATTTGATCAGTTGCTGATCGCTTCTGCCAAATCTCCGGCTATGCTGTATTTTCTCGACAATTTTACCAGTCAGGGTGCAGCAGTTCCTGCCAGTCAGCCTGCTATGGGTATGATGATGGCATCCGAAAGCCCGCAAAAGACAAAACCGGTAAATATGGCAGCTGTGCCGCCTAAAAACGTGCCTGGGCTGAATGAAAACTATGCCCGGGAAGTAATGGAACTGCATACTCTTGGTGTTGATGGAGGTTATACCCAGTCGGATGTTACACAGGCCGCCCGCGTTCTGACAGGCTGGACCATTTATCCGATCAGCAGTTCAGGTTATGGCAGTGCGATGAAAGGCCTGGTCGCTAAAATCGGGGAAAATAACCTGGCTGCGGAAGGCTTTGTACATGAGGGTGACTTTTTGTTTACACCTAACCGGCATGATAAGGGAGAGAAGGTGGTATTGGGAAAACGTTTTGAGGCAAATGGTGGCTATGAAGAGGGGGTAGCACTTTTAGAGATGCTGGCCCATCATCCGGCCGCTGCTAATTTTATTTCCAGGAAACTGGCTGTACGTTTTGTAAGTGACAATCCTCCGGCCAGCATGATCAGGAAAATGGCCAAGACATTTACCTCGGCAGATGGGGACATCAGGCAGGTGTTGCGTACCATGGTAAATTCGCCTGAATTCTGGGATGCCAAAGCATTGAGGCAGAAAACCAAATCGCCTTTTGAACTAGCTATAAGTAGTGTACGGGCCGTAAATGCCGACATTCAGCAGCCTTATCAGTTGTTTACCTGGATTTCAAGAATGGGGCAGCGGATTTATTATTATCAGGCCCCTACCGGTTTCCCCGACAAGGGGCAATACTGGATCAATACGGGTTCCTTACTGAGCCGGATGAACTTTGGCCTGGCACTCAGCTCAGGACGCATTCCGGGGGTGGTGGTAAACCTTGCTGCGCTGAACCCGCAAAAGGGTACTGAAACTGCAGGAAAGGCATTGGTCAGTTATAGTAAAGTAATGATACCTGAGCGAAACCTGGATATGGCTTATCAACAGCTGATCCCCTTGTTGCAGGTGCCCGTGCCAGCGGCTAAGATGAATAATGAAGCTGGTAAAACAACCGCTGTCTCCCAGCCTGTGTCTAATAAGTTTTCCGGCATGGATGCCGTATCAGGAGCAGAAGAGCTAAATGAGAAGAAGAAAGAAGTTGTTCCGGTAGTGAATAACAACATGTTGGCCCAGGTGGTGGGTATTATCATTGGTTCTCCGGAATTTCAAAGGAGATAA
- a CDS encoding glucosamine-6-phosphate deaminase: METSVTNNPVELGKAAGKAAAALIRETIAKNGKANIILATGASQFETLNQLISEEIDWSKVTMFHLDEYIGLSESAPASFRKYLKERFLEKVSPLKAAYLVNGETDPEAECQRLGEIITQNPIDVALVGIGENGHLAFNDPPADFETKRPYLVVNLDEQCRRQQFGEGWFKTIEEVPTQAISMSVQQILKSKHIICSVPDSRKAQAVKDSLEQPVSNQYPSSILQLHPDCRFFFDKASAELLSEA; encoded by the coding sequence ATGGAAACAAGTGTAACAAACAACCCTGTTGAGCTGGGAAAAGCTGCAGGAAAAGCTGCCGCAGCGCTGATCAGGGAAACCATTGCAAAAAATGGTAAAGCAAACATCATTCTTGCCACAGGGGCAAGCCAGTTTGAAACTTTAAATCAACTGATCAGCGAAGAGATCGACTGGAGCAAAGTGACTATGTTTCACCTGGATGAATACATAGGATTATCAGAATCGGCACCAGCCAGCTTCAGAAAATACCTGAAAGAACGTTTTCTCGAAAAAGTATCCCCTTTAAAAGCAGCATACCTGGTTAACGGAGAAACCGATCCGGAAGCAGAATGCCAGCGACTGGGTGAGATCATTACCCAAAACCCAATAGACGTTGCCCTGGTAGGTATCGGCGAAAACGGCCACCTGGCCTTTAATGATCCACCGGCCGATTTTGAGACCAAAAGACCTTACCTGGTCGTTAATTTAGATGAGCAGTGCCGCAGACAACAGTTTGGTGAAGGCTGGTTTAAAACCATTGAGGAAGTACCTACACAGGCCATTAGCATGTCTGTCCAACAGATCTTAAAATCAAAACACATTATATGCTCTGTACCCGACAGCAGAAAAGCACAGGCGGTAAAAGATAGCCTGGAACAGCCTGTCAGCAATCAATACCCTTCAAGCATCTTACAGCTGCACCCTGATTGCAGATTTTTCTTCGACAAGGCATCTGCCGAACTGTTAAGTGAAGCTTAA
- a CDS encoding Gfo/Idh/MocA family protein, translated as MKNNRRDFLKLGGMAGLGLAGSGILSAYTGRELPTSDQTLKLATKLHKQEFNMSGYAAPKLDTVRIGFIGLGNRGTAAVKRMARIAGTSINALCDIRPERTDTSFQNLKNTIHKPVVYTKKEEDWKKLCERDDIDLVYIATPWDLHTPIAVYAMNHGKHVCTEVPAATSLEECWQLVHTSERTKKHCMMLENCCYDFFEMLTLNMARQGYFGDIIHGEGAYIHDLLEGNFSKSKYYEMWRLKENIKHKGNLYPTHGLGPICQVMNINRGDQMKFLVSVSSNDFMMNEMATELAAKDPFYKPYVGKAYRGNMSTTTIKTHLGRTIMVQHDVTSPRPYSRLHLISGTKGTAQKYPLPGRISNSHEGWLTDAEMKALEEKYTPNLVRKIGEMAKAVGGHGGMDFLMDWRTIDCLRNGLPLDQDVYDAALWSSILPLSEWSVNNRSNSIDVPDFTGGSWKKNLPVDISLSKGGTTGVI; from the coding sequence ATGAAGAACAACAGAAGAGATTTTTTAAAGCTCGGTGGTATGGCAGGTCTGGGACTGGCAGGTTCGGGTATTTTATCTGCATATACCGGCCGGGAACTGCCAACTTCAGACCAGACCCTAAAACTGGCCACAAAGCTGCACAAACAGGAATTTAACATGAGTGGCTACGCGGCCCCAAAACTGGATACGGTGCGCATTGGTTTTATAGGCCTGGGCAACAGGGGTACCGCAGCTGTAAAACGAATGGCAAGGATTGCCGGCACAAGCATCAATGCCCTATGTGATATCCGCCCGGAAAGAACGGATACCTCTTTTCAGAACTTAAAAAACACCATACATAAGCCTGTAGTTTATACCAAAAAGGAAGAAGACTGGAAAAAACTGTGCGAACGTGATGACATTGACCTGGTTTATATTGCCACACCCTGGGATTTACATACCCCGATAGCTGTATATGCCATGAACCATGGTAAACACGTATGTACTGAAGTGCCTGCAGCTACTTCACTTGAAGAATGCTGGCAACTGGTACACACCTCAGAACGTACAAAGAAACATTGTATGATGCTGGAAAACTGCTGCTACGATTTTTTTGAAATGCTGACCTTAAACATGGCAAGACAAGGTTATTTTGGCGATATCATCCATGGTGAAGGTGCTTACATCCACGACCTGCTGGAAGGGAACTTTTCGAAGTCCAAATACTACGAGATGTGGAGGTTGAAAGAAAACATTAAACACAAGGGAAATCTTTATCCTACCCATGGTCTGGGTCCAATCTGTCAGGTCATGAACATTAATCGTGGCGACCAGATGAAGTTTCTGGTATCTGTTTCGAGCAATGACTTTATGATGAACGAAATGGCTACAGAACTGGCGGCTAAGGATCCTTTTTACAAACCTTATGTAGGTAAAGCCTATAGGGGAAACATGAGTACCACCACAATTAAAACACATCTTGGGCGTACCATTATGGTGCAGCACGATGTGACTTCGCCAAGGCCATACTCCCGCCTGCACCTGATAAGCGGAACAAAAGGTACGGCACAAAAATACCCCCTGCCGGGCCGGATTTCTAACAGTCATGAAGGCTGGCTTACAGATGCTGAAATGAAAGCACTGGAAGAAAAGTATACGCCAAACCTGGTTCGGAAGATCGGTGAAATGGCCAAAGCGGTTGGTGGACATGGGGGAATGGACTTTTTAATGGATTGGCGGACGATAGATTGCCTGCGCAACGGCCTGCCGCTTGATCAGGATGTTTACGATGCAGCCTTATGGAGTTCTATTCTTCCACTTAGTGAATGGTCTGTAAACAACCGTTCCAATTCTATCGATGTGCCTGATTTTACCGGCGGGTCCTGGAAGAAAAATTTGCCGGTAGACATTTCCCTTTCTAAAGGAGGAACAACAGGTGTAATTTAA
- a CDS encoding sugar MFS transporter, whose protein sequence is MNQQVSSVAVSSLSKRDTLISILIIGLLFFIFGFVSWVNAILIPYFKIACELSNFESYLVAFAFYISYFVMSVPSSFLLKSVGFKKGMMIGFWTMALGAFIFVPAALGRTYEVFLLGLFSLGAGLAILQTAANPYITVLGPKERAAQRISIMGICNKGAGILAPLLFAAVILKATDGTLFKQLPLMNAAEKSVALDELIRRVIVPYTCVGIVLVGLGLMVRYSPLPEIDTEQESEAVAAANSGKTSIFQFPHLILGAIAIFLHVGTQVIAIDTIIGYAGSMNIQLLEAKVFPSYTLFATICGYTIGILIIPKLISQVNVLRICTILGGLFTLLIIFGHGPVRILGHTADISIWFVVLLGLANSLVWAGIWPLALDGLGRYTKLGASIMIMGLCGNAIMPLFYGYFADLYDLRTAYWVLFPCYLYLMFYAFKGHQLRSWGLK, encoded by the coding sequence ATGAACCAACAAGTCAGTTCTGTAGCTGTAAGTTCGCTAAGTAAGCGTGATACCCTGATCTCGATCCTGATTATAGGATTGCTGTTTTTTATATTCGGTTTTGTTTCATGGGTAAATGCCATTCTGATCCCTTATTTTAAAATAGCCTGTGAGCTAAGTAACTTCGAGTCTTATCTGGTTGCTTTTGCCTTTTACATTTCTTATTTCGTAATGTCGGTACCCTCTTCCTTTTTGCTAAAATCTGTAGGTTTTAAAAAGGGGATGATGATCGGTTTCTGGACAATGGCCCTGGGCGCTTTCATATTTGTTCCGGCTGCACTTGGCCGTACTTATGAGGTTTTTTTACTGGGCCTTTTTTCTCTGGGGGCGGGTCTGGCCATCCTTCAGACTGCGGCCAATCCTTACATTACAGTTTTAGGACCAAAGGAAAGGGCTGCCCAGCGCATCAGTATTATGGGGATCTGTAACAAAGGGGCTGGTATACTGGCACCCCTATTATTTGCAGCAGTAATTTTAAAAGCTACAGACGGAACACTGTTTAAACAATTGCCGCTGATGAATGCAGCAGAGAAAAGTGTGGCACTGGATGAGCTGATCAGGAGGGTAATTGTTCCTTACACCTGTGTAGGTATTGTATTGGTTGGCCTGGGGCTGATGGTGCGGTATTCGCCATTGCCGGAAATTGATACCGAACAGGAGAGTGAGGCGGTGGCGGCGGCAAATTCAGGAAAGACCAGCATCTTTCAGTTCCCGCACCTGATACTCGGTGCTATTGCCATTTTCCTGCATGTGGGTACGCAGGTAATTGCCATTGACACCATCATCGGGTATGCCGGTTCTATGAACATCCAGTTGCTCGAAGCAAAGGTATTTCCTTCTTATACATTATTTGCAACCATATGTGGATATACCATAGGTATTCTTATTATCCCAAAACTGATCAGTCAGGTAAACGTACTGCGCATCTGCACCATACTGGGGGGGCTATTTACCTTACTGATCATTTTCGGGCATGGACCGGTACGCATTCTTGGGCATACGGCCGATATATCTATTTGGTTTGTAGTGTTGCTGGGACTTGCCAATTCGCTGGTATGGGCAGGTATCTGGCCTCTGGCCCTTGATGGGCTGGGCCGGTATACGAAACTTGGGGCCTCTATTATGATCATGGGACTTTGCGGCAATGCAATTATGCCACTTTTTTATGGTTACTTTGCTGATCTTTATGATCTTAGGACGGCCTATTGGGTATTGTTCCCATGTTATCTATATTTAATGTTTTATGCGTTTAAGGGACACCAGCTCCGCAGCTGGGGGTTGAAGTAA
- a CDS encoding Gfo/Idh/MocA family protein: MKKEELSRRQFLSKNAIALSGIALSYAGLPLWAQAKAKNEVIRVGLIGTGSRGTGLIKLIQGIPEMQVVACCDPIAEHLANGIKQAARGAKAYTDYRTLLEDKNIDAVIIATPLYLHYPMAVAALSAGKHIYLEKSMTYDISQAIELEKKVNQSKLVFQVGYQYRYYGLYHKVKEVMTQNWLGNITHFECQYNRNSNWRFPVSDPKMERAINWRMYKAYCGGPLSELCAHAIDAVHYLTDSHPLKVTAMGSVNYWKDGRDTYDNIRAIYQYPKDIKVSVTSVLSNAYNGYGIRILGDKATLEIQRDKAFIYPEVLSNKRGTVDGVTGATIAVTTQGKGNELVFEKPGEKSLEPTVYALKDFVNCILTKSKPASNATTAKDSSIAIHMGNTAAETETMQIWKPEYSS, translated from the coding sequence ATGAAAAAGGAAGAACTTTCGAGAAGACAGTTTTTAAGCAAAAATGCGATTGCGCTATCAGGGATCGCCTTAAGTTATGCTGGTTTGCCTTTATGGGCACAGGCAAAGGCTAAAAATGAAGTGATCAGGGTTGGACTGATCGGCACGGGGTCAAGGGGCACAGGTTTAATAAAGCTGATACAAGGTATTCCCGAGATGCAGGTTGTTGCCTGCTGTGACCCCATTGCCGAACATCTTGCAAATGGTATCAAACAGGCTGCAAGAGGGGCCAAAGCTTATACCGACTACCGTACGTTACTGGAAGATAAAAATATTGACGCCGTAATTATCGCAACACCACTTTATTTGCACTATCCGATGGCTGTAGCTGCTTTGTCTGCAGGAAAACACATCTACCTGGAGAAATCCATGACTTATGACATAAGCCAGGCCATAGAGCTGGAAAAAAAAGTGAACCAATCTAAACTTGTATTCCAGGTAGGTTATCAGTACCGTTACTATGGCCTGTACCATAAAGTAAAAGAAGTTATGACCCAGAACTGGCTGGGTAACATCACACATTTTGAATGTCAGTACAACAGGAATTCCAACTGGAGATTTCCGGTGAGCGACCCTAAAATGGAACGGGCCATCAACTGGCGAATGTATAAAGCATATTGCGGGGGACCATTATCAGAACTCTGCGCCCATGCCATAGATGCAGTACATTACCTTACAGACAGCCATCCTTTAAAGGTGACGGCCATGGGCAGTGTGAACTACTGGAAGGATGGCAGGGATACCTACGACAACATCAGGGCCATTTATCAATACCCTAAAGACATTAAAGTGAGTGTTACTTCTGTACTTTCCAATGCCTATAATGGCTACGGCATCCGCATTTTAGGTGACAAGGCCACATTGGAAATACAACGCGATAAGGCTTTTATTTATCCGGAGGTGCTGAGCAATAAACGGGGCACGGTTGATGGAGTAACCGGGGCAACTATTGCTGTAACTACGCAGGGCAAGGGCAATGAACTGGTTTTTGAAAAACCAGGAGAAAAATCCTTAGAGCCAACGGTGTATGCATTGAAAGATTTCGTAAATTGTATTTTAACAAAAAGCAAACCTGCATCCAATGCGACTACAGCGAAGGATTCGTCCATAGCGATTCACATGGGCAATACAGCGGCCGAAACGGAAACGATGCAAATTTGGAAACCTGAATATTCTAGCTAG
- the nagA gene encoding N-acetylglucosamine-6-phosphate deacetylase produces MDHKRLKIYNGKLITPYKTIQQGVLLIEDGKIVGLQEGNADFPDAHEINARGNYIAPGFIDLHIHGGGGHDFMDNTVEAFLGIAETHARYGTTAMCPTTLTSEKQDLLETLRIYEEAAQLNDKGAQFIGMHLEGPYFALSQRGAQDPRYIRDPDPAEYKEILAATRVIKRWSAAPELKGAIEFGKYLKTKGVLAAVAHTDAIYEEVLEAFENGYTLATHFYSGMSGVTRRECFRYAGVIESGYLIDEMDVEIIADGIHLPAPLLKLIYKIKGASRTALITDAMRGAGMPAGESTLGSLKNGLPVIIEDGVAKLPDRSSFAGSVATADRLVRNMINMANVSIEEAVRMITKTPARIMGIEDIKGSLTPGKDADVVIFDQQINIQYTIVGGRVIYSR; encoded by the coding sequence ATGGACCATAAAAGGTTAAAAATATATAACGGAAAACTGATCACACCCTATAAAACAATTCAGCAGGGAGTCCTGCTGATTGAAGATGGAAAGATTGTGGGGCTGCAGGAAGGCAATGCAGATTTTCCCGACGCCCATGAAATTAATGCCAGGGGAAATTATATTGCACCTGGTTTTATAGACCTGCACATCCATGGTGGTGGCGGGCATGATTTTATGGACAATACAGTGGAAGCTTTTTTAGGCATTGCTGAAACACATGCCCGCTATGGAACTACGGCAATGTGCCCTACAACACTGACCAGCGAAAAGCAAGATCTGCTGGAAACCTTAAGGATATATGAAGAGGCTGCTCAATTAAATGATAAAGGGGCACAATTTATAGGGATGCACCTGGAAGGCCCTTATTTTGCGCTGAGCCAGCGAGGGGCACAGGATCCACGTTATATACGTGATCCAGATCCGGCCGAGTATAAGGAAATACTGGCCGCTACCCGGGTGATTAAAAGGTGGAGCGCTGCACCTGAATTAAAAGGGGCTATTGAATTTGGCAAGTATTTAAAGACTAAGGGAGTACTTGCTGCGGTTGCTCATACGGATGCCATTTATGAAGAGGTGCTGGAAGCTTTTGAAAATGGCTATACGCTGGCTACGCATTTCTATTCCGGTATGTCTGGCGTTACCCGACGGGAATGTTTCCGTTATGCAGGGGTAATTGAAAGTGGTTACCTGATTGATGAAATGGATGTAGAGATCATTGCTGACGGCATTCATTTGCCTGCACCCTTGCTAAAGCTGATCTATAAAATAAAGGGAGCATCCCGTACGGCACTGATTACAGATGCAATGCGTGGAGCTGGAATGCCGGCAGGCGAAAGTACCCTGGGCAGTTTAAAAAACGGATTGCCGGTGATTATAGAGGATGGGGTAGCCAAGCTGCCCGACAGAAGCTCTTTTGCCGGTAGTGTAGCTACTGCCGACAGGCTGGTCAGGAATATGATCAATATGGCAAACGTTTCTATAGAAGAGGCGGTGAGGATGATCACTAAAACCCCGGCCAGGATTATGGGGATTGAAGATATAAAAGGCTCACTTACTCCTGGGAAAGATGCGGATGTGGTGATATTTGATCAGCAAATCAATATTCAGTATACCATTGTAGGCGGGCGGGTGATTTACAGCCGTTAA